A window of the Garra rufa chromosome 10, GarRuf1.0, whole genome shotgun sequence genome harbors these coding sequences:
- the ddr2b gene encoding LOW QUALITY PROTEIN: discoidin domain-containing receptor 2 (The sequence of the model RefSeq protein was modified relative to this genomic sequence to represent the inferred CDS: substituted 1 base at 1 genomic stop codon), whose translation MTGGQIQDEDISASSQWSESTAARYGRLDFDDGDGAWCPDVMAEPDNLKEFLQIDLRTLHFVTLVGTQGRHADGVGNEFAQRYKIKYSRDGTRWVSWRDRQGRQIIEGNSNAYDVVLKDLEPPIIARFVRFMPVTDPSMIVCMRVELYGCEWLDGLVSYSAPAGQQMSFRGQHIYLNDTVYDGAISYSMTEGLGQLTDGSWGLDDFTKSLVYGVWPGYDYVGWTNASFPGGSVEMTFEFDRVRNFTSMKVHCNNMYTWGVKMFRQAVCFFHSDSDWEPNPVVFKLKADNISPSARFVTVALGNRMASAIRCRFAFNDIWMMFSEIAFQSGDDPTHKIDDSNTRILIGCLVAIIVILLAIIIIILWRQVWQKMIEKASRRMLDDELTTHLSVQREAFTHRRSSLSSDVESNSTYERIFPMGSDYQEPSQLLRKLPEFQATENLGXGSMIDAPSEPSMAHPTEEAPHYAEADIVSQKEASGAHSYRVTVVNMPLSPGRDGALEEFPRERLTFKEKLGEGQFGEVHLCEAEGMQEFMKDRCGGISDEPMLVAVKTLRADANKNARNDFLKEIRIISRLRDPNIIRLLAVCVESDPLCMITEYMENGDLNQFLSHHELQDEGVQAGNSAAISYRILIHMASQISSGMKYLSSLNFVHRDLATRNCLVGTNNTIKIADFGMSRNLYRGDYYRIQGRAVLPIRWMSWESILLGKFTMASDMWAFGVTLWEILTLCKEQPYAQFTDEQVIENTGEFFRDQNKQVYLPKPHCCPDSVYSLMLSCWKRNAKERPTFLEIHSALMEYHD comes from the exons ATGACTGGAGGCCAAATTCAGGATGAAGATATTTCTGCTTCCAGCCAGTGGTCAGAGTCCACTGCAGCTCGATATGGCAG ACTGGattttgatgatggagatggagCATGGTGTCCAGATGTCATGGCTGAACCAGACAATCTAAAGGAGTTTCTGCAGATTGACCTTCGCACCCTCCATTTTGTCACTCTTGTTGGCACACAGGGGCGGCATGCAGACGGAGTGGGCAATGAGTTTGCTCAGCGATACAAGATTAAATACAGCCGGGATGGCACACGCTGGGTCTCCTGGCGGGACCGGCAAGGTCGACAG ATCATTGAAGGGAACAGTAACGCCTATGATGTCGTGCTTAAGGACCTGGAGCCTCCCATAATTGCTCGTTTTGTGCGTTTCATGCCTGTGACTGACCCCTCTATGATTGTGTGTATGAGAGTGGAGCTCTATGGCTGTGAATGGCTTG ATGGTCTTGTGTCCTACAGTGCCCCTGCTGGCCAACAGATGTCTTTCAGAGGCCAACATATCTACCTAAATGACACTGTGTATGATGGAGCTATTAGCTACAG CATGACAGAAGGCCTTGGACAGCTCACTGATGGAAGCTGGGGATTGGATGACTTCACTAAAAGCCTGGTGTATGGAGTCTGGCCTGGCTATGACTATGTGGGCTGGACCAATGCTAGTTTCCCTGGTGGGTCAGTGGAGATGACTTTTGAGTTCGACCGGGTCAGAAATTTCACATCAATGAAG GTCCACTGCAACAACATGTACACATGGGGAGTAAAAATGTTCCGACAGGCCGTTTGTTTCTTCCACTCAGATTCAGACTGGGAGCCCAATCCTGTGGTTTTCAAGCTAAAAGCAGACAACATCAGTCCAAGTGCTCGGTTTGTCACGGTTGCCCTTGGCAACCGCATGGCCAGCGCAATTAGGTGCCGTTTTGCATTCAATGACATCTGGATGATGTTCAGTGAAATTGCTTTCCAATCAG GCGATGATCCCACCCACAAGATTGATGACAGCAACACAAGGATACTAATAGGCTGTTTGGTGGCCATTATTGTCATTCTGTTGGCCATCATAATAATCATTCTGTGGCGACAGGTCTGGCAGAAAATGATTGAGAAG GCCTCTCGGCGTATGTTGGATGATGAGCTGACCACGCATCTGTCTGTTCAAAGAGAGGCGTTCACCCACCGTCGCTCCTCTCTGTCCAGCGATGTTGAATCCAATTCCACATATGAAAGAATTTTCCCCATGGGATCTGACTACCAGGAGCCATCACAACTTTTACGGAAACTACCAGAATTCCAGGCTACAGAAAACCTTGGTTAGGGTT CAATGATCGATGCCCCTTCCGAACCCTCTATGGCCCACCCTACAGAAGAGGCCCCACACTACGCAGAGGCAGACATCGTGAGCCAGAAGGAAGCCTCTGGTGCCCACAGTTACCGCGTCACAGTGGTTAACATGCCCTTATCTCCAGGAAGGGATGGCGCTCTGGAAGAGTTTCCGAGGGAGAGACTGACTTTCAAAGAGAAGCTTGGAGAAGGACAATTTGGAGAA GTTCATCTTTGCGAAGCTGAGGGAATGCAGGAGTTCATGAAGGACCGTTGTGGTGGCATCAGTGATGAGCCAATGCTTGTAGCAGTCAAGACTCTAAGAGCGGATGCAAACAAAAATGCAAG GAACGACTTCTTGAAAGAGATCAGGATCATCTCACGATTAAGAGACCCGAACATCATTCGCCTGTTGGCGGTGTGCGTTGAGAGCGATCCGCTGTGCATGATCACGGAGTACATGGAGAACGGAGACCTCAATCAGTTCCTGTCCCACCATGAGCTGCAGGATGAAGGAGTTCAGGCCGGCAACTCAGCTGCAATCAG ctACAGAATTCTGATCCACATGGCCTCTCAGATTTCCTCTGGAATGAAGTATCTGTCCTCCCTCAATTTCGTTCACCGTGATCTCGCTACACGCAACTGTTTAGTGGGCACAAATAACACCATCAAGATCGCCGACTTCGGCATGAGCCGCAACCTGTATCGTGGAGATTACTACCGCATACAGGGACGAGCTGTGCTCCCCATCCGCTGGATGTCCTGGGAAAGCATCCTACTG GGTAAGTTCACCATGGCCAGCGACATGTGGGCATTCGGGGTGACCCTGTGGGAGATTCTGACCTTGTGTAAAGAGCAGCCATACGCCCAGTTCACAGATGAGCAGGTGATCGAAAACACGGGCGAGTTTTTCAGAGACCAAAACAAACAG GTCTATCTGCCGAAACCGCACTGCTGTCCTGATTCAGTGTACAGTCTCATGCTCAGCTGCTGGAAAAGAAATGCCAAAGAAAGACCCACGTTCCTGGAGATCCACAGCGCATTGATGGAATACCATGACTAA